The stretch of DNA GGCCTCGATTCGAAGTTGATCCTTTGATATCATTTGCCCGCCGGCCAGTCGGGTTTTGCCCTTATCGCCGGTCCGTGTATAGACCCGTGTGATTCTCATCTTTCCCCCGAATGAAATCGGCCCGTGGCCCGCCTCAGAATCGAACGGTGAATCCGCCCATGAAATTCCGTTCCGGTGAGGGGTTGAATCCGATTCGGCTCCCGAACGGAAAGCCTCCAACTCCTCCGAAATCATCATACTTCCGGTTAAGGATATTGTTAACCCCGAAAAATGCCTCGGCGGATTTAAATCGATAGCTAAGTTTAGCATCAACGACGATGTATTCGGGAAGTTTTTCCTGCTGATTCGCCAGGTCATTGGCCAAATACCGTGATCCGACGAATCGACCCGTCGCGGAAAGAAGCGGCCCCTTATCTTTCCCCCAATCCGCCGAAACACTTCCGGCATGTTTCGGGGTGATGGGAAGGTGACTCCCTTCGAACGGACCCTGCTGTATCCTGGTTCGGGTGATCGTGTAGCTCCCCTTGATGCGAAGGGTCGAAGATGGCCGGACCGACGCCGAGGCCTCGATCCCCTCGTGTCGAACTTCGGGAACATTCTCGTTTTCGCCGAACGCCGCTGCGCCGAGCGCCGGAGGCACAAAGAGGATTTCATTTTTAACATCGGTCCGAAAAATGGAAAGCGTTCCTTCGAAGACCGATCCGGCCTGGAACTTTTCCCCCGCCTCATAGGTGGTCGCCTGCTCCGGATCGAGTGCCGGTGTCAGGCCGAAAATGCCGGTCAGTTCGTCCCGATTGGGAAAGCGGAAATTCCGGGACCATGTTGCGAACAGACTCGTGGAGGGTGTTGTCAGATACATCAGCCCGATCATGGGGCTGAAGACACGAAACGACCGATTCCCGGAAGAGTCGGTCGTTGAATTCGTCGTCAAGTCCGTCGTCGCCTGTGAATACGTAAACCGGGACCAATCCATGCGGCCGGTCATGTTAAGGGTCAGCGCGGATAATATCGGGAGTTCCTCGCTCGCATAGGCCCCGATCAACCGGCGCGTGTAATCCGTTTTTTCGAGATTGACGAACGGGAATGCGGGATCGGGATAATTGTTCGCGCTCTGGGCATGGATCTCCTCCTTGAGGAGATCGGTTCCCGCCAGGAAACGATTTTCCCGTCCGGCGAGCCGTCCGGTGATACGGTATTTTCCGGCCAAGGACACGGATCGGCTGTCGTCGCTCAGATCGGTCGAACCCGAATTCGGAACGGTCGTCAGCGATCCGTCTCCGCGAAGGGTCTGGCCGGTCGAAAATTCGATCCAGTGATTGGGATCCAGGTACGAATCAAACGAGAGGTCGAGCCGACCTTGATGGACACCCGCGTTATCCAGGGGGGTCACCGATCCTCGCCGGCCGACCGCGTCGATTTCGTCCTGGGTGAGGCTGCCCGGAAGCAAATAATCGTTGCTGAGGTACCCGGACTGCAGATGGAGCGTCGAAAAATCACTGACTTTGTAATTGAAATTTCCGATGTAATTGGAGGCCCGGTAGTCGCTGTGCTCCCGGTAACCGTCGCTTGTATCAAAGCCCCCGTACAGGTAATATCCCAAGGCTCCCGACGTTTGAGAAATGGCCGCCTTGCGTTTCCAATAATCATAACTGCCTCGCTCGAGGGAAAGATCCGTATAGGGCTCACGGGCCCCGGACTTGGTGATGATGTTGATGACGCCTGCGATGGCGTTATCCCCATAGAGCGACGTGGCCGGGCCGCGGGCGATCTCGATCCGATCAATCGCCTCGACCGGGATCGCGGCCCAGTCCGGATTGCTCGTGTCGACCGCATTGGCCCGACGGCCGTCGATCAGAACCAGCACCCGGCTGCCGTTGCCGCCCCCGTCGTTGAATCCACGGCCGTCGATCATGATTCCGGATGGCGTGGAGCCGCTGGTGTTGGTGACCCAGAGACCGGCCTCCGTTCGGAGCAGGTCCCCGGCATTCGTCGCGTTCGTCCGTCGGATGTCCTCCGATGTGATCACCGTAACATGGGACGGAACATCAAGGACGTGCTCTTCCTGCCGTGTGGCCGTGACCACGACCGGCCCCAATTCCATGGGTCCTCCTTCATTCTGAGCCAAAACGATTGAACCGGTTCCAAATAATAATACCGCCAATATTCCTGCGAAAACAAACTTCATCCGCACCTCCTTTCGGCTCCGGTCACGGCGGATTCAGTTGAAACACCAACGGCACCTGGACCTGGATCGTTTTATTCCATGAAACGGGAAAGTGAGCGAAGCGCCCCACCCGCCTAACGGTCTCGACCGCTTCCTGATCGAGAATCTTCGATCGGGAGGATTCGAGGAGACGGATCTCCCGCGCCTCGCCCGTCGCATCGATCACAAATTGAACCCGAACCGTTCCTTCTTGCCCTTGAATTCTGGCCAACCATGGATAATGTTTGGCCTGCTCCAGACGATCCCGAACATCCGAGAGAAAATGGGATAGCGCATCCGACCGCGTTTCGTCTTCCGCGATAGAATCATATTGGGCCCGCGTGCTATCAACCGCGGGTGAATCGGTCGATAACGGTTGAACCTCTTCCTCCTGCGATTGGACAGATGATTCATTGGACATTTCAAGGCTCGCGGATTCACGATTCTCTTTAGCGGAATCCGGAGGTACGGGCACGAATGATTTGACGGGGTCCGGCTGACCCCGTGAAGGCGCCGATGAAATCGGCCGATTCTTAAAGGGCCCCGACGACCTAACCGATGCCGGCCGAGTATCCATCGGATCGACCAGGCTGACCTGCACCACCGAGACGGGCTGATGCGATGACCATGGCTTCCATAGAATACAAAGAGACAGCCCTCCGATCAGGAAATGAAACCCGACCGAAGCCGCGACAAATTTCCAAGCTGCCGGTTTATTCCCGTCCATTTCTACTCCGGAATCACGGTAACTCTTGGATGGCCGGTTGTCGGATGCGCATCGACCGCGGCCCGGCAGCGGTAGACTTCTTCGATCACTTTTTCCGTCAACACTTCGGAGGGTGTTCCCACCCGGACCACCCGTCCTTCATTCAATAAGAGCAGTCTCCGGCAGAGCTGGGAGGCCATGGTCAGGTCGTGTAAAACGACCACCACCGTCATACCGTCCTGCCGATTCAGTTCTCCAAGCAGTTTGTAAATCCCGGCTTGGTGGTGAAGATCCAGAAACGTCGCCGGCTCATCCAGCAGAAGGACCTCCGCCTGCTGCGCCAGCGCGCGGGCGATGATCACGCGTTGTTTTTCCCCGCCCGACAGCTCGGTGAAAAATCGGCGGGCGAACGAATCCACGCCCATGCGCTCCATCGCGGACCGGGCGATGCCATAATCCTCCGCGCTCTCAAACGCCCATCCTTTCATATGCGGGTAGCGTCCCATCAGAACCATTTCAAGAACGGTATAATGAAACGGGGCCGGAAACTCCTGAGGGACCATGCTCACACGCCGGGCCAGCGTGCCCAGCGGAACGGTCGAGAGGTTTTCCGATCCCAACCATATTCCCCCCTCACCGGGTTTCCGATGCCGGCCCAATATTTTCATAAGGGTGGTCTTTCCGGAACCGTTGGGGCCGATCAGACCCAGGACCTCTCCCTGTTCGATCGCCAGATTGATCCCTTTTAGAACCCAAGCCGATTCGTAGCGAAAACTCACGTCTTGCAATGTATAAATCGTAGCCATCTCCGTTTCGTGACCGCCTCCTATAGTGATTCGCGTCGCCCCTCCCGCTCGCTATTCTCGCCGGGTCGCCTCTTCGATTTACGGATTCAAATAACGGGTTCTTCCCCTCCAGAGGAGAAAAAGAAAGAAGGGTCCGCCACACAGCGCCGTGATCACCCCGACCGGGATCTCGGTCGGCGAGATCAGTGATCGGGCGATCGTATCGGCCGCCATCAAGAAAATCCCCCCGCCCAAAACCGAGGCCGGGAGCAGCAGCCGATGATCCGGACCGATCAGCATCCGCAGAACGTGCGGAATCATGATCCCGACGAAACTGATTAGCCCGCTGACCGACACCACCGCCCCGATCAGCAAGGCGGAGGCGAAAAAGGCGATCCGCTTGGTCCGCTCTGCATCCAGACCGAGCGTGACGGCCGTCTCATCCCCAAGGGCGAGCAGGTTTAACCCTCTCGCCGATTTGAAGAGCACGGCCGTCCCGACCGCCGCATACAAAGCCACCCCCGACAAGGCCCTATAATCAAGAGAGCCCAGATTTCCCATCAACCAGTAAACGATGCCCATCACCTTGTTGGCATCCACCATATAGGTGATGAACATGATCACGGCCGAGAGCATCGAGTTGAGGATAACCCCTCCAAGCAAAAGCGTCTGGACAAAAATCCGGCCGTGGACCCGAGACAGACTATAGAGAAAAAACAACGTGAACAAACCGCCCATAAAGCCAAGCAGCGGCGAAGCGGTCATTCCCCAGAAGGAAACATCGACATCCAACAAAAGAAAACAAACGACGCCCAGGGCGGTCCCGCTCGATATACCGATCACAAACGGATCGGCCAGCGGGTTTCGAAGCAGCGCCTGAAGGGCGACCCCCACCATCGACAGCATCCCGCCCACCAGTCCGGCGAGCAAAACGCGAGGCAGGCGCACATCCAGAAGAATGATTTCCTTGCCGGGGTCCGCGGCATACCCGGACCCGTCCGAGAATCGCGAACCGAAAATCCGGACGGCCTCCGACAGCGTGATCGGCTCCGTGCCGTGAAGAAGACAGATTATGACCGTGATGATCCACATCAGCGACAGAAGCGATAACACGGTTATCCATCGTTTGAAAGTGAGCACGTCATCTCCCCGGCGTAAAATCGACGGGAGGGTGGAGCAAACGAACCAGTTCTTCCAGACCGTCCATGACCCTCGGCCCCGGTCGGTTCAAAAGGTCCCGATCGACCTTGTAGATTTTCCCGTCCCGCACGGCGGACAGAGAAGACCAACGGCTCCAGTCCCGCTTCTCCTGATCGGAAAGGGAGCGATCCGCGTCCATGGCCAGAACAATCACCTGCGGGTCCTGTTGAATGACGTATTCCATCGACAGCATGGGATAGGCCTTGTCTAACCCCCCGGCGATGTTGATTCCACCCGCTTCATGAATCAGGTCCGCGAGGTAACTCCTCTTTCCGACCGAGATCAGGGGTTCCTTATCCACCACATAAAGAAGACGGACCGGCGGAAACGGTTCCACGGCCTGTCGAATCCGATTCAGCCGTTCACGAAGTTGTCGCACTTTTTCAACGGCGGTCTCCTTGGCCCCGGCGATCCTTCCGAAAACAAGAATGGTCCCGAAGATCTTTTCCAACGAAGAGGGGTCGACGGCGAAGTACGGGATCTGAAAACGCTCAAACCGGGTCAAGTTATCTTCCTGATACAATCCCGCGACGCCGACCACCAGATCCGCACGTAAGGCCAGGATGCTTTCGATATTGGCATTCAATCCGCCCACCCGCGTTTTAGACAAGGCTTCCGGCGGATAGTTGCAGTAATCGGTGACGCCGACGACCCGGTCGCCGAGACCGAGCGCGAAGAGGATCTCGGTCAGCCCGGGCGCCAGAGAAACGATCCTCTCCGGAGGTTTCAGGAACCGAACCGAGCGACCGAGATCATCCGTCAAGGTGAGCGGCTCGGCGTTTGCGGACATGGGGGTGAGGAGTACGGCGTGAGAAGTGACGAGAAAAAGAGGAGCAATAAATAGAATGGGCGAACGGCTCAAAAAGCTCCAGATGCCCCCTCCGGGGACTTCCACATTTCGTATTACTGGAAGGGGGCCGCGAGGCCGCAGGGACCGAGGAGCCCGGAGCGTAAGGCAATAGGTACGTGAGGACACCGAGGGACGGAGAACAAAGCAGATGGACTTTTTCAGCAGTTTGCAAGAGGGCATAAAAAATCCCCAAAGGCAAAACACCCAGCCCTTGAGGATTGCACCCTGCTTCTTCACCCTAAGGTGAGCCGATCCGCCTTCTTCAATCGAAACGGAATAGGCCGCGCATTCAGGCAGGTCTTCTGGCTTGTGGATCGTCCTCCACCCGCGTCTTCCCGTCGTCCGACAGTGACTTTATTGCGGGCTTCGTCCCCACTCACAGCGGCGGGACCGCCCCCGATTCTAACGGGGTTCCCTTGGCCTGAATGTGTTATGTGGGCTTATCTATACCAGACCATGAAACGGTTTGTCAACTCTATAGTAATCCCCGCCGCCGCAGATATTCCCGGTCGATTTTTTGGGGGGCGCCTTCCGGTCCGGGTTCCAGAAGAAGGCGCTCCAAATATTTCCCGATCAAATCGCACTCCAGATTGACCCCGCTCCCGACCCCTTTCAGGCCGAGAGATGTCGCCTTTGCGGTGTGGGGGATGATCGCCACCTGAATATCCTTGTCGGTCACATGATTGATGGTCAGGCTGACTCCGTCCACGGCGATCGATCCCTTCTTCACGCAGTACCGCGACAGCTCTTTTGGGATTTCGATCGTGAGGAAAAGCGCCTCGTCCTCCTGGCGGCGGTCCCTGATCCGGCCTATGCCGTCGATATGTCCGCTGACCAGGTGGCCGCCCAATCGGCTGTTCACCCGCACGGCCCGCTCGAGATTTACGGCATCGCCCACTTTCAAGGAACCCAGATTCGTGACGGTCAGGGTCTCGGACGACACGTCCGCGGTGAAATCTCCGCCCGTTCTCCCTATCACGGTAAGACAGACCCCGTTCACCGTGATGCTGTCCCCCAAGGCCAATTCCTCCAAGACGGTCTTGGCCAGAACGGTCAAGCGTCCGGATTTCTTATCGCGGTGAAATCCTTGGACGACACCCATCTCTTCGATGATTCCCGTGAACATAAAAACATCATACCAGAGGCCGTTTCAGACTGTCAAAACCGGATGAACCCGAAATGGGCATTCGATTGGAGGAGAGCGGGGATGAGACGGGGCGGAACGTCCTACTTGATGATTCCAATTTTATTTTTACCCGTACGCTTCGCATGATAAAGGGCGTCGTCCACCGCTTTGAGAATTTTGAGAATGTCTTTTTCTCCTTTCGTACTGCTGGCCACACCGAGACTGATCGTCAACTTCCCTCCGGGCTGCTTCTCCCGATCCGCAAACGGGTAGTATTCCACCGCGGTTCTTAATCCCTCGGCAATTTTGACGGCCGCGTCAAAGTTGGTTTCGGGAAGAATCACCATAAATTCCTCTCCGCCGATCCGGCAGACGAAGTCCACGCTCCGGACGTGCTTTTTGAAAATGACCGCCA from Nitrospiria bacterium encodes:
- a CDS encoding energy transducer TonB gives rise to the protein MSNESSVQSQEEEVQPLSTDSPAVDSTRAQYDSIAEDETRSDALSHFLSDVRDRLEQAKHYPWLARIQGQEGTVRVQFVIDATGEAREIRLLESSRSKILDQEAVETVRRVGRFAHFPVSWNKTIQVQVPLVFQLNPP
- a CDS encoding cobalamin-binding protein, encoding MSRSPILFIAPLFLVTSHAVLLTPMSANAEPLTLTDDLGRSVRFLKPPERIVSLAPGLTEILFALGLGDRVVGVTDYCNYPPEALSKTRVGGLNANIESILALRADLVVGVAGLYQEDNLTRFERFQIPYFAVDPSSLEKIFGTILVFGRIAGAKETAVEKVRQLRERLNRIRQAVEPFPPVRLLYVVDKEPLISVGKRSYLADLIHEAGGINIAGGLDKAYPMLSMEYVIQQDPQVIVLAMDADRSLSDQEKRDWSRWSSLSAVRDGKIYKVDRDLLNRPGPRVMDGLEELVRLLHPPVDFTPGR
- a CDS encoding TonB-dependent receptor; translated protein: MELGPVVVTATRQEEHVLDVPSHVTVITSEDIRRTNATNAGDLLRTEAGLWVTNTSGSTPSGIMIDGRGFNDGGGNGSRVLVLIDGRRANAVDTSNPDWAAIPVEAIDRIEIARGPATSLYGDNAIAGVINIITKSGAREPYTDLSLERGSYDYWKRKAAISQTSGALGYYLYGGFDTSDGYREHSDYRASNYIGNFNYKVSDFSTLHLQSGYLSNDYLLPGSLTQDEIDAVGRRGSVTPLDNAGVHQGRLDLSFDSYLDPNHWIEFSTGQTLRGDGSLTTVPNSGSTDLSDDSRSVSLAGKYRITGRLAGRENRFLAGTDLLKEEIHAQSANNYPDPAFPFVNLEKTDYTRRLIGAYASEELPILSALTLNMTGRMDWSRFTYSQATTDLTTNSTTDSSGNRSFRVFSPMIGLMYLTTPSTSLFATWSRNFRFPNRDELTGIFGLTPALDPEQATTYEAGEKFQAGSVFEGTLSIFRTDVKNEILFVPPALGAAAFGENENVPEVRHEGIEASASVRPSSTLRIKGSYTITRTRIQQGPFEGSHLPITPKHAGSVSADWGKDKGPLLSATGRFVGSRYLANDLANQQEKLPEYIVVDAKLSYRFKSAEAFFGVNNILNRKYDDFGGVGGFPFGSRIGFNPSPERNFMGGFTVRF
- a CDS encoding iron ABC transporter permease; protein product: MLTFKRWITVLSLLSLMWIITVIICLLHGTEPITLSEAVRIFGSRFSDGSGYAADPGKEIILLDVRLPRVLLAGLVGGMLSMVGVALQALLRNPLADPFVIGISSGTALGVVCFLLLDVDVSFWGMTASPLLGFMGGLFTLFFLYSLSRVHGRIFVQTLLLGGVILNSMLSAVIMFITYMVDANKVMGIVYWLMGNLGSLDYRALSGVALYAAVGTAVLFKSARGLNLLALGDETAVTLGLDAERTKRIAFFASALLIGAVVSVSGLISFVGIMIPHVLRMLIGPDHRLLLPASVLGGGIFLMAADTIARSLISPTEIPVGVITALCGGPFFLFLLWRGRTRYLNP
- a CDS encoding riboflavin synthase; the encoded protein is MFTGIIEEMGVVQGFHRDKKSGRLTVLAKTVLEELALGDSITVNGVCLTVIGRTGGDFTADVSSETLTVTNLGSLKVGDAVNLERAVRVNSRLGGHLVSGHIDGIGRIRDRRQEDEALFLTIEIPKELSRYCVKKGSIAVDGVSLTINHVTDKDIQVAIIPHTAKATSLGLKGVGSGVNLECDLIGKYLERLLLEPGPEGAPQKIDREYLRRRGLL
- a CDS encoding ABC transporter ATP-binding protein; protein product: MATIYTLQDVSFRYESAWVLKGINLAIEQGEVLGLIGPNGSGKTTLMKILGRHRKPGEGGIWLGSENLSTVPLGTLARRVSMVPQEFPAPFHYTVLEMVLMGRYPHMKGWAFESAEDYGIARSAMERMGVDSFARRFFTELSGGEKQRVIIARALAQQAEVLLLDEPATFLDLHHQAGIYKLLGELNRQDGMTVVVVLHDLTMASQLCRRLLLLNEGRVVRVGTPSEVLTEKVIEEVYRCRAAVDAHPTTGHPRVTVIPE